Below is a genomic region from Microbacterium sp. LWO12-1.2.
ACCTGGCCCATCGGCAGGGCGACGGATGAAACCGTTTCTTTCATAGAATCCAGTGCGGCCGCGAGCGGCGAACAGCTGAATGTCGTTCACGCCTCGCGCTTTCGCCTCTGCGATGAGCGTTTCAAGGATCCGGGCTCCAGCGCCGTGACCGCGTGCTCGCTCGGTGACCAACATTTCTGCCACGAAAGCATGGAGGGCGCCGTCGCTGATCAGTCGTCCCATACCGATCACCGCTCCATCGCTATCGCGTGCCGTGCTGACGATCCAGGATCCGGCGAGGGCGGATTCGAACTTCGACAGCGGGAAGTCCGCCCACCCTGTCTCGTCGTAGAGCGCCTTGAACTCCGCTGCTGAAGGCGGGCTGAGCGACAGGATCACGTCAGGAGCCTAGCGTTTCCCTCGATCGAGAGAGATCGAAGACATGGACGTGCTCCACGGACGAAACTAGGTGCGCCTCCGCCTGGCATCATCATGGATGTCACTGGGCTAGAGGTCGCTCCATCACCACCCGAACGCGCCTCACCATCCCGACGCAAGTTCCTCTCAGCTGCCGCCAACGCGGCCATCGTAGCCGTAGCCGCGGGGCCGGTGATCGGGCAGGCGCCTCCGGCATTGGCCGGCTGGAGCCGCACCCTGTCAACGACGGGTACCGCGATCTTGCGGGCCAGTAGCGGGCATAGGGCGCCTACCAGGCGGGTGGCAACCTGGCCGAACGAGTGGGCCATTCAAAGCACGTCTGGGCGATCGCGGTTGACACCCCGCGGACCAAGACGAGCGGCTGACCAAGGAATCCCTGATCAGCCGCCCTATTGCGAATGGGCCGACCTGTACGCCGGGTTCTGTTCCGGGGTTCTTCGCCCCTTCGACGGCCATCTCTCTCGGCGACACGTTGCCGTGCCGCTCCAGCGGTCTACCCGAGGACTCGGCGAGCCGCGTCAACATCCTCTGTCTGACCTTGCTCCGGACGAGGTTTACCTGGCGGGTCATGTCACCATGACCCCCGGTGGTCTCTTACACCACCCTTTCACCCTTACCCTTCGGGCCCTTCGACAAGCTCAGGGAACCGAAGGGCGGTCTACTCTCTGTGGCACTGTCTCGCGGATTGCTCCGGGTGGGTGTTACCCACCGCCCTGCCCTGTGGAGCCCGGACGTTCCTCGGTGCGGTTGCCCGCCACGCGACCGTCCAGTCGACCCATTCGCGGGTCCAGTCTACGGCGCGACTACTTGTCGGCGGACATCGCGATTCGCAGATCGAGCGGCACATCGATCGGGAAGTTGCCGAACAGTCGCCGTGTCGCGGTGGCAGCGGCCTCCGTCACCGCGTCGGCCGCCGCCTCCGCGTGCTGCTCCGGAACATGCAGGATCACCTCGTCGTGCAGGAAGAAGGCGAGATGCGGCATTCGGGCGAAGGGTCCCGACGCCTCCGCGGCGGCGAACGTCTCATCGAACTGCCGCAGCCGATGACGGATCTCCGCCAGCCAGATGAGCGACCACTCCGCGGCGGTTCCCTGCACGACGAAGTTACGCGTGAACCGCCCCCAGTCCCTGGCCCGCCGCCGCGCGAGCGCGACCACAGCAGGGTCGGCATCTGCCGAGGTCGCCTCGGACTGCAGCCGCATCCACTCATCCGACGGGCGCGGCGACGAGCGACCGAGCCAGGTCGACACGATCCCGCCGTCCTCCCCCGTACGCGCTGCCGCATCGACGAGCGCCATGGCGCGCGGGTACACCTTGCGCAGCCGCGGCACCAGGCGTCCGCTGTCGCCGGTCGTCGCCCCGTACATCGCGCCGAGGACCGCATACTTCGCCTC
It encodes:
- a CDS encoding GNAT family N-acetyltransferase translates to MILSLSPPSAAEFKALYDETGWADFPLSKFESALAGSWIVSTARDSDGAVIGMGRLISDGALHAFVAEMLVTERARGHGAGARILETLIAEAKARGVNDIQLFAARGRTGFYERNGFIRRPADGPGMDLSDIE